TCTCTTAATAAATTCTTTAATATTGAATGTGAATAACCCATGCATTTCAAATACATGCACTTCTATATAAagtctaaaaaagaaaatactccaGACAGGACAGTCTAAACATTTCCCAATCACAGAGCCTCAGACTATGTACAAACAGGAAAATGTTGGCATCATTTTCTAAAGAATTTGTATAGAAATACACAACCAAGTCTTGGTCTTTCCATGGATGTTTTTGACTAAGGATCAAGAGCCCTGTATACAGATGCTATGAGGGTACTGCCACAGAACAAAATGCTTCTGATCCAGGAAATACCTCAAAACTGACCTACTCCAAATCATTGTGTCAGAAATTTTGACTGAGGTAGCTATTGGAATGTGTAGAAGTAGAGACCAGAAAACTAAAAGGCCATGATAGTGAAACAACTAACTGGTAATATACTACTCAAAGCACCCATGAGATGCGCTAATTCTCTATGTTCAATGTTTGGCTTTGGTGAAAATGGTTGAACatttcttgctgaaaaaaacacacatttttcatCCTGACTCATGCTAGAAATATAGTGGTCATCATATTTAAAAAGTTATACATCAAATGCTATATGAAGCTATAGCATGAGAATTGTGGAGATTTGCTGTAGTGTTTCTAACAATCTTTCTAAGTATAGAAGACTGTATTAAGGaactaatatatttttaatacagaaaattattaatCACCaacttaaaattaattcattttgatgTTTTGAAAATTCTGAATTTATAGAGAAGTTTTTCTTACCGATTGTGGTATGCCGTAGCAACCCTCTTTACAGTAGCACTAATGGCTCTTATATGTTCTGTCtcatcttgtctttttttttctgggattggAGGACAGGGCAAAGTAATAGTGACTGAGCTGTTAAATGGTTGGGCTGAAGGATGCTGGACATAAACCAGTGCACTAGTAGATACCACTGAGTGGTACAAATCATGTCTTGCTTTCAGTGTTGAAACCAGTGATGGCTCGATTGGCTGAACCTAAATATGGAATGCAATAGtacaattaatttaaaaattaataaacctTCTTTTATATGCCTGTTTTTTTACAAATTGATTTATCTTTTGGAATTGCATTAGACTATGGCAGAAGCTTTAGGCTCCTCTGTATAACCCAGGAACAACTCTACCAATGTATCAACACTTTATACAATGCACAACCAAGTGCTTGAAAGTCATGGAAAACTGGAACCTTTACTGACTAAAATACATTGATTGTTTTGTTCCTGCTTTGAGTTCGAGTTTTGAAACTCCTGAGCTCCCTTGGATTTTGATAACTGTCAAAGATTTTTCAAATCTatacttttttctctgttaatatTTGCTCCTCTGTACCTCAGAATCAATGTTTCTATGGAGGAAGGGACAAATACATTATAACTGAAGCAAATTCTGTGATTATTCTCAGACTAAGACTAAGAGCTAACAAATTCTCCTGTTGTACCATCTGGTACCAAAGATAGTCAGGTGAGAAAAATTGTTAACTTAAACATTGGCTGAAACAGCTGAAGTTTGGAGTTGATGCTTATGTCATTATTGAAAACAACTATATTTTCTGAAGTATGTCAAATAAAGGTAGGTGGTTCTTCTTTTCAGCTAGAGATATTGTTGCCTGCTGACGATAGTATGTGGTTTTAACAAAGCTGACAGGAAACCATTTGCTGTTTATACGGGATGTGGATTTGCAACAACTTTTCACACCTAACAAAGGAACAGGTTGCCCTTTAACATTATTGGCATCCTTACTTCAGAACTGATCAGATAACAGACTTGTGGAACAAATATCGCGTATTTCAAGCTCACCTTTAACTGCATGGGTGCTGGAGAACTGAATATTTCTGGATGGTAATAAAAAGAGATTCTAGAATCCATGCTCAGCTTTTGTGAGAGTCCTGTCTTTGGAACagtaaatgtttctttctttaagcatgacaacacagaaaaaacaccCAGCTGATAAATTTTCACTTCAGCAAATGTTTCCTGCATAAAGAGAACATGGAGTTATTGGGCattggaaggaaaggaagatgtgTTCTGCAGTGGATTAGCATTTTGAAAAGGCAACACTGTTTATAAAGCAAGgtgtgaaatgaaaataaattaaatattatttccacCTGGATGCCCACTTATCTTGTGATCTCCAGTCATCATGTGATGCCATTAATATTCCTTTGTAGGACCGGGGTGAAATGAAATAAGCTTGTAAACTGGGTGATGAATATGGCCCAATGTATTTTTTTGAGATGGAGTTTGAACTCATATGTACAGAACTGTATTGATTTTCTGTGATCTGAATGGAAAATAATTCCCCTTAAGTTTTACATTTATCAAATAATGCAATGTATTACACTTACTCACAAAAATCATGAACCATTACTCAGTCATTATTGTTGTGGGATCAAGCACTTGCCTTAATattagaagtgaaaaaaaagatcttgttAAATACTGGGTTTCAAATAGAATTAATTCTTGAGGTAGTAGGAAGAAAAGTTCAATTTGACCTCACGTAGTGGGCAATGTGGCTTAATAATGTCAACTTTACTCGCATAACTCCACAGAGGCTTAATTGGGAATCCAGAATGATGTTTTTACAGCCCTCAGATAAGAAGTTACCAACCTCATGGTTTCTTTGATATCTCTCCAAGGAAATAGGAGTTAAGTAGTTTGACTGAAAGTTCACATCGGTCACCTTCACCATAATCTCCCGATAATTTCCTCTGAAGCATGAAGTAAATGGGATGGCAATGTTGATGGGGAAAGGGATTGTTTTCTCATAATCAGAGCGTTCAATACTGATGACATTGCTGACCAGCTCCTCAGAATCATCCACCACCAAGGAACTAGCATCATTGACTATCTTACACTTCAGATTCTCCAGAGCAGTTGCAGGGGCTTTAATAAAACAAGCTACTTTGCATTCATTCTTCCCACTCTCTTCCACTAGaaatctggagaaaaagaatatataaaatattattctttgtATTTCAGGTGGGGtcttatatttttcattaaatactttACTATAATGATGTTTTACATTGTAGCATAAGCAGAtcattcataaaatatttttatgaatatATGGGAAAATCATGAAAATGCTTAACTTTAGCTTGTTTCAGAACAGCTTACAAATTATTATAAAACTGACTAATTAGGGTCCTTTCCTActaatttccatttccttttcctactGATCACTGATTGGAATTACTGGCTTTACTGGCTGTGACTCAATATCtcttcagcattaaaaaaaagaaggcaatcAAAGGCAATCAAATAGAAAGTTACAGTTCACTTTAGACCAAATGGAAGACTTTCATTGTGCATGCTTAAGTTGTAAACTACTATTATATGCATGTCTAGCAGTTCTTCAATACATGCATATTGAGTTTCTGGGCACACAGGCGTTTATATATATGCTAATAAGCAATGTTTATGTATATCTGGTCCCAAAAAGAATAGGTGCTTACTCTTTGCTCATCCAGTGCCTAGATTTTTGTACTTCTTCTATATCATTCACAGTAGGATTCACAGCAGTAAGATCACATGTTTGTGCTGAAGATGTGGATGTAATTAGATCATTCCTACACATCTCatgatttgttttcaatttaCTGTCTTCCATTTGCTCTGTTAGTATACGTTCTTCACTTTCTACCCCCTTTGAATATACTTtgactgctgtatttttttcatgcatgTCTATCAATGTCCCAGATAGAATGCCTTCCCCTTTGCTCTTAAGAGCATCTTGAAAAGCCAGTTCTGGAGACTTTTCAGTAACGGAGGTATCTCCATGAATTTTATCCTCTCCATTGCaatcttttttctctgtgaCAGAGTTCATGAGTAGTCTGCGTTCACCATCTTCCTTTTTCATTGGAAGTCCTCTGCTAAGGTCCTGTTCTCCAGCAGATTCCTTTTCAGCTAATGATGCAACAACGTCTTTTCCCACAGTTTTAGTTTCACTTTGCTGGATTTCATTAGCATTCTGACTTTCCTTCTTGTTCAGGGAAGGAGTTCTTTGGGACTGCTGACTGGGACTAGAAGATGCTTGCACAGAATCTGTTGCTTCTCCTTCAGAACACCACACATCTGTTTCTCTAGAAGCATTTTGAGCAGTCCGGATCTGAGAACCATCATCTTGTCTGCAGCTAGTGTcataaagtttattttctgaCTCTTGAAGGTGTGAGACAGTATTTGTTAAATAACCCTTCACTTTCTGCAGACAATCTATAATTCCATTGTActctaagggaaaaaaaacaggcgATTAATTGAATTTTGCTATGAAAGCTagcaaaaacatctgaaaattcTTATACACATACCTAATGTATTCCATCCAATTCCATAGTGCCTTTCAATACATGAAACTCAATGTATTTCCTGGCTTTcctttaatttatttacatttattactATTCCTTTTTTGCGTGAATTCCAGAAGAATTGGGTATGGACAATTTGTGTACTTGTCCAAGTATAACTTTGTATTTGTCGAAGTACTACTGTGGCAACTATAATAAATTCCGTTCTAGTGATCAGACATTAGCTAAATTGTCAGTGACAATAAATCTAAAGCATGGAACTGATAAACAATATGCTAATCAATTTGGGAAAAGCTTTAAAACTAAACATGAATTATATATATGAGGTCAGGCACATGCAGACACAAAGGAAAACCACAAGAAGACAAGACCTGTCTTCTTATTTAACaagttaagaaaatcaactacgttcaccttcaaaatagttcccttctgagctggcACACAGCTGCATAAGATGCTGCCAGTGttcaaaaaaaattccacagatcattttctgaaaggctgttgaggatcttaattcattggttttgctttcacatcttctgccCACAAAAAAttggttcctttgagcaccgaCTTGATATTGCAgaagagggagccaggtctggtgaacagggtgggtgctcaagcacagtgatattagctaaaaactgcttcacagacaaactGTTGCGGGCTGGTGtacaccaacattttctgaatgagggtaagaaaatgtctatatttgaaTATGTATCCACTCATATTGAGTGAAGCAATCAAGTTCAGCTTgtctgtgacaggttagaacatggtCTATAGCCATCTCTTCGtctctcccctctgcctctttgctcttgagcTACAGggttagtgtttttttttttttttgagtcagACCTGTTATTTTCTAAAAGTTAACATCCAGAAAGATTCTAATGCATGAGTCTCTAATCAAGCTGTTACACATGGGCTCAGTATTAAACATCTTCAGTAGATTTGAATTTTTGCTATGGACAATAACGACAACACAAAACCACCAGCACATACACAATACTGAAGTTTAGCAGTTTGTAGCATCCAGTTATCCAGTCGAGGTTGCTCTTGCACATAACTAAGACACTTGGTGAAGAAGAATGCACAAAAAGTACACAATCATTATGAGCCATTCatgtaagattttatttttaagctattTGTTTTACAATCCCTGATTATTCTTATTCAACATCTTTTCTTAGAAATCTTTCCAGATATTCCCTGTAAGGATTTCAGATATGTTACTTTTAATTCTCCTCTCATCTTATACTGTCAATCTCTATGACTGAAACTGCATCTTCATTATTTAGGTATATTGCAAACCTCTCAGAAAATTTCTGTTTGTTGCATGAGATCCTGGAAAACTTTATTTTGCAGGTTAAATTCAGTAAAAGTCAATGTGAATAAGAAAATTGTACAGCATGAAGCACTTACAATGGGCATAATGGACAGAGACACAAAAGGGAAGGACAATAGAATAGGCTGATACAAGTCTTATGGGAAACCACTGGCTTACCTGCACTTTTTTCAACAATGTCATATGAGGTAAATCAATATCTTAAGGTTTTCAGCttgaaatatattcttttcaAGTGAGAATGTCATTGCACATCAATGTGCGATATTATATCATCTAGACAGacctttttctttaatctctATTTGCATATAGTGAATTTAAACCTACAAAGAGTACAGTTGATATTAAAGTGTTCTTCTTGTTGAACTTAGTCTAAAAATGATTCCTTTGCAATACTTTTGCAGATcctaaataacttttttttaatggattttaactacagtttggaaaaaaaggaaaaaaaccactagcaaacatatttttactatattttttttctattaatagttcagagaaaaagaaatgtttttctaggGGCACTTTTACAATAGCGAAGAACATTCATATAGTTTAACAGGgctgagaaataaaaccaaaggaTTGGAAATAACAGCTTCATTTGCATAAGATATGTTAAAGACCATCTCCCAGCTATCTGCAAGGCAAAGTTCAAGCTTTGACAAAACTTTCAAATTTATCTGTTTCCTCCCTGAAAATTTGCATTCgctaagaaaagcaaaacaaaaaaacctgcaacaAATTATACGGGCCTTTTAactttcctaaaataaaatttgaagatAACAGTGTCATTTAAATCAATGACATTTTCCTATGCTGTGAATGTGACTTTTCTAATACTTAAGTGCTTAAAGCCAAGCAAAGACACAGCCTTGTAACTTTACACTACACAACTATCTCTCATTATAAGacaatttttctgttctgttagaAGATTAACCTCAAAATAAACCTTTTGTGTTAACCTCTGCTACCATTGCTTTTGTAATACTTcgctttctgtgctttttttgatAACATGGCTTTAGAATACAGTGACAGTTTAAGTGCAGCTGTCTTTAAACCTTTCTGCTGACTTTTATGGGTAAGTGTCAGATGAGGAAAAATAGCTTGTTGGAAGGAGAATGAGAGTGAATTCttagaaatctgaaaaaataaaatacaataatcaCATAGGCCATGAGGCCAACAGGGCAATGTTAGCTTGATCTTGGAGCCTGGAAGCAGATCCTTTTTCTACAacaaggtttttttgttattgcaGACACTTTATAAACCTGTAGAACAAAGACTCATAAACACAGGCAGAGCTAACAATTTCTGCCCGGAGCCTCTGTCTTTCTTTGTCGGTGCATCATGTTATTTGACCATTattaaatgcagaaatattaGTTTTCTACTTCAATGAATGCTTGTTAAGATGTTATGAGGAAAGAGTTGTTTCATTCTTCATAAAATGATCTTGCTTCTTTTTTGAGGtataaaatcttattttttcctcatagtAATTAACACCGTTGTAATGCCCACATCATTATTATAAATGCAAGAAATTAAATTCCATATGTTTACTTATGTACTAAGAAGGCAGaaatctttcttatttttactgacataatttaaaacatgttaaaaGTTAAGAATGTTTTTACTGAGTTGTTACTTGTAGAGGActgtatattatatatattgGGTTTACTTGGTGAGATGTTGGCAGTGGGGGCTGCAGAGGTGGCCTTCcctgaggagaggagaggagaggagagggacagTCTGCCCCGTGCTGGACACAGCCATTTCCAGCCAGCCTCACAGCAGATCCAGTGCAGGACTGAGCCTGTCAGCAAAGTTGGTGGCATCGCTATGAAAACATATCTAAGAAAGGGCAAGAACACCAGAGAACAGTGAGGAAAATTGTGAGAAACGGCAGACATCAaggatggagaagaaggaggggaggaggtgctccaggcacagTGCAGAGATTCTCTTGTAGCCCATGGGATACTAGGCTGGAACAGACATCCactctgcagcctgtggaagACCCCACACTGGAACAGGTAGATATTCCCTGAAGGAATTGCAGCCCGTGGAGAGCCCAGCTTTTACTGAAAGGAAACGTGGACCACAGGAAGGACCCATGGTGGAGTGTGGAGAATTGTGAAGAGAATTGTGCCTCTACCTGGCAGAGGGGAGCTGTTATGGACTGACTCTTACGCATATTCCCCACCCCTCTGTGCTCCTTGGAAGAGGTAGGAGGTAGAGGATTTGGGAATGAAGGGGTGAAGGTGAGCCCAGAAAAGGAGGAGTGTGGGAAAggtcttattttaattttttgtctttttttttctcactatcCAAATCTGCTTCaactggcaataaattaaattaaatttttcacTAAGTCAAGTCCACTGGCCCATGACGGTAAGTAGTAAGTGATTTCTTTGTCTTTATACTGACTTACGAACTTTTCCATCTCCTGCTCCATTGAGAAGGGGGAGTAAGTCACTGGATGGGCATCTGGTATCTGGCCAATATAAACCCACCAAAGTATAATATACATGAAATGTTGAAACAATTCTGTTTAGTAAATTTACTTCTAGATAGATATTTTTCTCACATAACAAGAATTAAGTCTCACGTTGAATCTAATGTAATAAACTCAAAACCAGTGTGATACAACTGTTGAAATATGAATTAATTTGGTCTAATAAATGAGCAAATACTGAAGTAGTAACAAATGACAAGTAAGGTACTGCAACATCATCACATGGCAGAACTTAGCATACAATTTACCCAGTCCATTCTGTTTACAGGTAGGTCCCTCCATACTTACCTGGAATTGCAGTCAATTCCTTGTGTTTTTCATGGAGAGCACTCAGCAAGAGGCAGGTGTcctgaatattttctgtaatgttctccagctgctggctgaGAGATCTGCTCAGCTCTTTTGTTAAAGAGATCAGTCTAAGAACATACTCCACTATATCTTCATTATCCAGATCGCTTTTGAGAAGCACATCTCTTGCTAGCAAGTTGAGGTGCCACAGTTTTTCCAGGAATTGGCCTGATTTGCCTGCAGGTACAATCCTGCCTTCAGCCATTTCCATCTTATGTTCAGAATATActactacaattttttttttttacttccataAGTTGTGGTCCTTTGTTCAGATTACTACAGTGTTTAGTGTTTGTAGcctaaacagcattttaaaaagtactgTATTAGACAAACACTGACAAATCAAAATCTAGCTGAGGAACTCTGAGTTGATGTTGACTATTAAAAAGTTACTAGGTGATGGAAAGGAGTGGCTCTCTTTTAACTATAGGCAAGTATTGCCAAGCAATGCCAATGTACACCATGAACCTTTAAGGGAGATTTTGTAACTCATTTATGAAGCAGTGACTTAAATTTCAGAAGttctgaaaaatttttcacttcaaTGGCTAAAAATTATCAGTATCTATGAAATCAAGCTTAATAGTGAATTCGTAAATATATAGTCACCAACAATGAGGAGGTGTTTTCATTGCAAGCTAACTTTAAATGCTGTAGGTCACAACACAATTTTCTGATAACTGCATTTCACTTGTTCAGAGACATCAAATAGGTGGGTTAGTTTTAAAGTGCTCTGCAGTCTGGATGATGAATTTGAATTGTACTTGGGTTTCAGCAATACAAGAATCTATAAATCTAATTTTTATTagatttattaatatttattagcaatacatatttaaagaaaCTTACAATGCTTTGTGGAATGTAGTTATATAACAgtagtagtaaaaaaaaaagaaaaagtggtaACAGCTAAAATTTCAGATAATTAATGACTTAAATTTTGTTTGATGCTTTGGAAGTTGAGATGCAAGCATATGAGAAAAATATGAGCTCTCTAAACTTGACTGCAGCATCAAGAATTGACTATATGGGGTTCATGGGGAAAAAGTACTGTCCTTAAGAGTACTCCCATGAAAGTAAGTGGCAACCTGAGGGGAAGCAGGGCCAATGTCTGGCAGGGCTCCTGTGCTCTTCATTGCCTTCAGTGGGTGAAATCTGAGCACTGATACCTCAATGATATTACTTACtattatttccatttaattGAAAAAGGTCAGGAACAGAACAATACAAGTGTTACCAGGACAGCAATGAAAACAAGTGGAGGAACAGCACTGGCATTCTGTTATTGATACGTGTTTGCTTCGTGCTGTGCTAGGAGGCAACAGGCTTGAAACCCTCATTAGCAGTTTAGTACTGGGCTAAATCTTGAGTGTCACATgcaccaaaatattttatagtttAAGAAACGTACTACACAAATTACTGGTACAGCAGCTTTCCTGgtaaatattcctttttatgGCATGCTGTAAATATAATTAATGCAGCTTTAAATAGCAATTAAAATGAGACTGTGATATAAAATCACATTGAAATTTGCATCTAAGCATTGTAAGAATAAGGTAAAGTCATCAGAGTGCTTTGAAGATTTACAGCACTGTATAAATGTTAAAATAGCAGTGAAAAAGATGAAGTGTCTTTAATCCAATGTATGAGATGGAAACAGCTGTAATTATTAAATTCAAAAGAAAGTTCCTTTTGATTCATTGTAGTTTGCTTGATTACACTGAAGGTGTACTGCATAGTTAACATAAAAACGTACATTAATCTTTAACCTATTTATAGTCCAGCCTCTCTGCATTTTCCCAAATTATTCCTAGTGTAAAGGGACTCTGAAAAGAATATACTTTTATGTACAGGAAGTGAAAAATGTCATGTTCCTACCTAGAAGTTTTGGGATGTGTgagctaaaaagaaaagaagattgGAAAAAACCTACTACTATATATTTATTGTATAGTATTGCATGGACTGTGTATATTTAGGTTATCTGATGATCAGCATTTGAAGGTCTTTATATTCAGCTATGCATGTAGCAAAACCATAGGTTTAGTTAAACAAAAGAGGGTTCCACACCctattttaatttcagtccCTGTGCTGGACTATGAAAACCTGTTATTTGTGATATTTTGCTGGTAATTCACTTTTTATTCTTAGTTGAAGAATGATAAGTTATGTAAGTTGAACTTTTTACACATTGATGTTGTTTAGTGGATAGTCTTATGATTTAAAGCTTGTGTTTATGTACCATACTGGCAAAATTCAGACTGCTTAACTATAAAGTCTTTAGGAACAATTAGACATTTTCTACTTGACACAAGCTCTTGCCCAAAGAGACTGAATTGTAGTAGTGGCTTTCAGGGCCCTGCATGCACCTATAGGTCTTTGTGGCCCAAACCAGCCTCACCTGGTGTGTGCAGGAGATCACCTGGGCCATGTCTGAGGATTTCTAAACACTGCAGACTGTAAAACTAAATGTTGCTAAAATTAGTCAAATATAATTGCAAAACATGAGGTGTAAAGAAAGTAGTGAGCATGATTCATTCAGAAATACTACAGAAAAGTGAGTGTATGTTCTCTGAAAATATATGACACTGTATTAACTTATAGTGCAGGGCATagtgaagaaaataagataCTGTAATAGATGAAAGACAAAGTCCTTTCAATGCAATATGGTAGAGAATCTAGTTCAAAGGTTGttgaaataatattaaatgCTGTCAGGATGGAGTTTTACAATCACTTTAGGCTCGTCGTTTTGT
The window above is part of the Phaenicophaeus curvirostris isolate KB17595 chromosome 4, BPBGC_Pcur_1.0, whole genome shotgun sequence genome. Proteins encoded here:
- the DTHD1 gene encoding death domain-containing protein 1, whose product is MAEGRIVPAGKSGQFLEKLWHLNLLARDVLLKSDLDNEDIVEYVLRLISLTKELSRSLSQQLENITENIQDTCLLLSALHEKHKELTAIPEYNGIIDCLQKVKGYLTNTVSHLQESENKLYDTSCRQDDGSQIRTAQNASRETDVWCSEGEATDSVQASSSPSQQSQRTPSLNKKESQNANEIQQSETKTVGKDVVASLAEKESAGEQDLSRGLPMKKEDGERRLLMNSVTEKKDCNGEDKIHGDTSVTEKSPELAFQDALKSKGEGILSGTLIDMHEKNTAVKVYSKGVESEERILTEQMEDSKLKTNHEMCRNDLITSTSSAQTCDLTAVNPTVNDIEEVQKSRHWMSKEFLVEESGKNECKVACFIKAPATALENLKCKIVNDASSLVVDDSEELVSNVISIERSDYEKTIPFPINIAIPFTSCFRGNYREIMVKVTDVNFQSNYLTPISLERYQRNHEETFAEVKIYQLGVFSVLSCLKKETFTVPKTGLSQKLSMDSRISFYYHPEIFSSPAPMQLKVQPIEPSLVSTLKARHDLYHSVVSTSALVYVQHPSAQPFNSSVTITLPCPPIPEKKRQDETEHIRAISATVKRVATAYHNRAVSASVRKNGENLGDTLKLLGHRNKEEGWKVFDEVIIQNARNGLVSFELNEHLESFFVIRLSFTLENAYLLLFAQALEEAVYSTMANVILYQKRENPYKIVVLLSASKELMWELQNLHGEGYFGPPEPTQQFSLKEGDQIHFRFRGNIFASENGKDFGKFHRLIFHLQRKPRLDLHIKEVDEFGNHSSPHYKGTAVFYKITREMITKEWENPLPYGEYQHLSPLCKLALTLPKHEKLINRPQSTKIIASDSSEALWDNLLYWLAEELAEDNTSLLALCLPVRRSVIQLVRLKCPDNLTHQIYELLCCWKKTLPRSADKQQLLSRCLRKSGRSDLSEELHFKWQNKVFT